One Vulpes lagopus strain Blue_001 chromosome 18, ASM1834538v1, whole genome shotgun sequence DNA window includes the following coding sequences:
- the LOC121478316 gene encoding LOW QUALITY PROTEIN: progonadoliberin-2 (The sequence of the model RefSeq protein was modified relative to this genomic sequence to represent the inferred CDS: inserted 1 base in 1 codon), giving the protein MERVMDGSACRLECCYPGPAALLAMTSCRPGLLLLLTIHFGPSKAQHWSHGXYPGGKRGSSSAQPPPHAPQVGRVLGTAANSPDQTAHNLPSNALAPPENSVPWEGRTTGWWPLCRKQHLVQTLLVSTGRGLALASRGHCG; this is encoded by the exons atggaaagagttaTGGATGGAAGCGCCTGTCGTCTTGAGTGCTGTTATCCAGGGCCAGCAGCCCTGCTGGCCATGACCAGCTGCAGGCCAggcttgctgctgctgctgactATTCATTTTGGACCCTCGAAGGCTCAGCACTGGTCCCATG TGTACCCTGGAGGAAAGCGAGGTTCCAGCTCAGCCCAGCCACCCCCACATGCCCCCCAGGTGG GAAGGGTCCTGGGCACTGCAGCAAACAGCCCAGACCAGACCGCCCATAACCTCCCAAGCAATGCCCTGGCTCCCCCTGAGAACAGTGTGCCCTGGGAGGGCAGAACTACAGGCTGGTGGCCCCTCTGTAGAAAGCAGCACCTGGTGCAAACACTGCTAGTAAGTACAGGGAGAGGCCTGGCATTGGCCAGCAGGGGCCATTGTGGCTAA